One Senegalimassilia faecalis genomic window, TGGCAGCATGATTTGCTCGCGGTTTTACCGGGGGCACAGGCGGGCTTTCGCCGTTGCGGTTGTTGCGGGCGTTGCCCTGGCGCTGGTGCTTCTGCGCGTAAGCGCGGTGTCGGTGGCCCTGCTGTTCGCCGTATGCGCGCTCTGGGGCATCGCGGGATCAGGCTACAGCATTGTGTACCAGGCAGAGATCATCGAGTTTTCGTCCGAGGGTGAGCAGACGGTTGCCATGGCCATCTTCTCGGGCATTTTCAACCTTGGAATCGGCACGGGAAGCTTCATCGGCGGCGGGGTGTGCACGTACGCATCCATTGCCGATGTGGGCTTTGCAGGTGCCGCTATTGCGCTGATCGCTTTGCTGTACTGCGCGTTTGTGCTGGTCAAGCACATGAAGGCGCAAAGCGATTGCTAGCTGGCTTGTTGTGCAGCGTCCTTTGCAGGGCGGTGTTTTCCCGCTTAGAGTAAACGAGCGAATTCTTACTAGAACAAACGTTCTATTTCTGTTATACTGCCTGCATGGAATCTTTGACGACATATCATGAGCTTGCAACTAGCGAGGCTGCGCCTCGGCTGAACGAGGCGCAACTTGAGGCGGTAACCGCTACGGAAGGTTACGTGCGGGTTATCGCGGGCGCCGGCACAGGCAAAACAAGGGCGCTTACCGAAAGGTTCGCCTATTTGGTGAATGACCTGGGCATTTTTCCGGGAAACATTCTGTGCGTCACGTTCACGAACAAGGCCGCCAACGAGATGAGGCACCGTATCAGGTGCTTGACGGGCGACAACGATACCGGCTATATCAACACGTTTCACGGGTTTTGCGTTTCGGTTCTGCAGGAAGACGCCCATGCGGTGCAGTACCCGAAAAGTTTCATGGTGCTCGATAACGTCGATATCGACGCCATGTTGCAGATCGTGTACGAGGAACGCGGGTTGACGCTGCGCGACATGACGTTTTCTGCCGCGCGCGACATGATAGAGATGCTGAAGCTGAAGGAGCGGCCGGATTATTTCCTGGACATGCTGGCAATGCCGCTTGAAAACCTGCATCAGAAATATCTTTCGGCCACCGAAGCGCGCGACATCATCTTCTATGGGTACCTGTATCAAGAGAAGAAGTGCTTTGGGCTTGATTACAACGACCTCATCGTGTTCACGCTGTATATCTTCGATGTGCACGAGGATATCAAGCTGAAGTGGCAGCAGCGTCTGGAATACATCATGATCGATGAGTTTCAGGATATCGATGCGTTGCAGTATCGGCTCATGGACGTGCTGCAGGGCTACCATAAGAACTTGTTCGTGGTGGGCGATCCCGACCAAACCATTTACACGTGGCGCGGCGCTGACGTGCGCTTTTTGCTTGATTTCGACAAGCATTATCCGGGAACCCATACGGTGCTGATGCTGGAGAATTATCGCTCGGTGCCGCAGGTTTTGGCGGCATCGAACTCGCTGATCTCGAAAAACCGCATGCGCATCGCGAAGAATCTGGTTCCCATGCGCGAGGCATATGGCCCTACGGTGTGGCACCATGCGACGTCAAGCGAGCAGGAGGCCGCTTGGATCGCGCAAGGTGTTGAAGCGTTGCACGCAGAGGGCGTTGCGTATCGGGATATGGCCGTTTTGTATCGAGCGCACTATGCCTCGCGTTCGGTGGAGGAAGCGTTTCTGAAGGCTCACATTCCCCATACGGTCTTTAGCGGTGTGCCGTTTTTCGGCCGCCGGGAAATCAAGGACGCGCTTTGCTATTTACGGTTGATCGCTTTGCAAGATGACCTGGCATTCCAGCGCGTTGCGAATGTTCCCAAGCGCAATCTGGGTATGCGGCGCATGGTGTATCTTCGCCAGTATGCCGACGAGCATGCGTGCACGCTGTATCAAGCGCTCGAGCAGACGCTTGACGACGACATCTTCAAGCGCACGAAGGCAAAACAGCTTGTTGCGCTCGTGCGAGACTTTCGCGCCTCAAGCGAGGGGAGGCCCGTTTCCGAAGTGCTGTCTTCGGTGCTTAAC contains:
- a CDS encoding ATP-dependent helicase; the protein is MTTYHELATSEAAPRLNEAQLEAVTATEGYVRVIAGAGTGKTRALTERFAYLVNDLGIFPGNILCVTFTNKAANEMRHRIRCLTGDNDTGYINTFHGFCVSVLQEDAHAVQYPKSFMVLDNVDIDAMLQIVYEERGLTLRDMTFSAARDMIEMLKLKERPDYFLDMLAMPLENLHQKYLSATEARDIIFYGYLYQEKKCFGLDYNDLIVFTLYIFDVHEDIKLKWQQRLEYIMIDEFQDIDALQYRLMDVLQGYHKNLFVVGDPDQTIYTWRGADVRFLLDFDKHYPGTHTVLMLENYRSVPQVLAASNSLISKNRMRIAKNLVPMREAYGPTVWHHATSSEQEAAWIAQGVEALHAEGVAYRDMAVLYRAHYASRSVEEAFLKAHIPHTVFSGVPFFGRREIKDALCYLRLIALQDDLAFQRVANVPKRNLGMRRMVYLRQYADEHACTLYQALEQTLDDDIFKRTKAKQLVALVRDFRASSEGRPVSEVLSSVLNVSGYEQMLRTEGSQERLDNLAELKQSVHEFETSCGEEVTLEHYLKHVALLTNADAADGSKDSVKLMTIHAAKGLEFRQVFLCSLSEGVLPSRKTRTAEAMEEERRLAFVAFTRAQDGLYLSEAEGFNHQGAARYPSRFLLDIDPAALEFSDKPADDKLDEARNAYALTDRWIADMAQQASHPVGSRVRHKAFGEGKVLGIDEQKRAYVIAFDGLETPRSISFRVKLETVG